acccgcaaccgccagcgcaacgcgcggtacaattcatggctgtaaccgttgcgccaacgcggcgtctttttGTCTAAAATGTAATTAGAAACATTAACGCTAGGAAAAATATAGGATATAAAATTGTACTATGTaaaggtcagctagttttattctggttttttttttgttggaattttttattgtaatataagaAGTTGatcatatgtatttaatatttctttcacataatataaaatatcaacaatGATTTTTAATACCTATCATAACTGAAAATGATgcatttgttaataaatttctttaatttttattctcatATCGTGATCTTAGATTCTAGAACATTGGTTTCTAAATTGGCTATTGATTGGTGGATTAATAAGTGCAGGTGTACAAAAGAATGTAGTTTGTCGCAATAACATTTTGCTATTTATGTCAAATTAAACACAAATTTgttttctaaacaatttttaatatcatatcaaaaattgaccgctccagcgggattcgaacccgcgtctccgactgaccgtgtcggcgctctagccaattaagctatggaacgatgtacccgctagagcgaaatttttgatatgatgatttttattttcggttttaagcgaaccgtggcgccgtctatagtgagttctttacagagacccgtaactattcaaagtttcatattacaatgaaaatctttgatatgatattaaaaatggtttagaattcctaatgtgagggtaacacaaaaaaataaaatcgtacatattaaaaatagcacggtgtcgtctcctgtcaaagattttcaatcatcatatcaaaaatttcgctctagcgggtacatcgttccatagcttaattggctagagcgccgacacggtcagtcggagacgcgggttcgaatcccgctggagcggtcaatttttgatatgatattaaaaattgtttagaattcctaatgtgagggtaacacaaaaaaataaaatcgtacatacaaatttgtttctttaaatatgaaaatctatacatataaataaaattgaagtatctGTCTGTGACTTCAAAATAACAGTTCTTTCAAGTGCATTACACAATACTGTTACAATTTCAAAACTCTTGTCCCACTATCTTTCTGTTTGCCAGCAAAATAACTAAAATCCCAAAATAAGATAAGCCGTCACATGGCAACATATACTTCTTATTTCTTAATTCCCACGGGTTCAGGATCACgctgttaaaataataatgaatatccAGATACAATCTTCCAcgcaaacgaagtcgcgggtacagatAGTAagtgataaatttaatatctataGTATGATAATGatccaaaaaacaaaaaaaaaaaacaatggtttcaaaataaaaacttaatctccttttcttttctttaattgACTAATATCAAGTCAATGACTAATAGTAAAGAATGTTCAGAAAGTATTGACTAACGTAAAATCAGGTTTACAACTAGGGCGGCAAACTAGCTTACGACTCACCTATTTTAAACGATTACCATAgtttatagacgcttgcaacaccagaaacatcgcaagcgcgttgccgaccccatccacagtttcccccaggagctctagtaaTCTttctcaccacaagaacacaatcctgtttgaaagcagtattattgagctgttatcttttgtaaggtcgaggtttcCTCAcgacttccccagttgggctgttccagattttgagtaagatgtttcctgctgtgccctacctcagttaaagtattTAAGTGCCCATTAAAGCTCTTAGAGAGGGTCAGGAGTCGACAACACACTTacaatgcttttggtgttgcaagcgccggctacgataaccgcttacaatcaggtggactgtgtacgcttgtttaccactCTTTTCATTCAAAAAAGTTTCTTATTTACAGCTACGTCAAGGTCAATCATACTGTACAGACAATGAATGCCTGGAGCAATTGCCTGGGTTTCCACAGCCAGAGTCGGCAGGGAACAGCTTCCTTGTCATGTTCTTGATGATGGCACTCGCTGTAGCCATGTACATGATGCGCCCACGTCGTAACCAGATACAGGACGCTGCTAAACCGATGCCTAATTCTCAGGTtaga
Above is a genomic segment from Melitaea cinxia chromosome 5, ilMelCinx1.1, whole genome shotgun sequence containing:
- the LOC123653414 gene encoding small integral membrane protein 14, whose product is MGDEMDPCECLWNHELAMRRLISLLRQGQSYCTDNECLEQLPGFPQPESAGNSFLVMFLMMALAVAMYMMRPRRNQIQDAAKPMPNSQDRDGAPPTPPRI